Proteins from a single region of Eremothecium gossypii ATCC 10895 chromosome VI, complete sequence:
- the SUC2 gene encoding beta-fructofuranosidase SUC2 (Non-syntenic homolog of Saccharomyces cerevisiae YIL162W (SUC2)) produces the protein MYFSKLLSAVALCSSASALYVPGDADVNVQNKDQTPTALPEEPLNGTAYRPIMHATPSQGWMNDPNGLWYDTKEEVYHVYYQYNPADTVWGVPLYWGHLTSKDLQSWEDHGVAIRPPRNDSGAFSGSAVVDTNNTSGFFNDSIDPAQRVVAIWTYNTPESETQWISYSLDGGYTFIDYANNPVLDLNSTQFRDPKVIWHEESQKWIMTVVLSHKYAIQIYSSDNLREWTLESEFKNHGLLGFQYECPGLAKIPVSKPANCEMQLKDVSYPVKNNTDYVWVMFLAINPGGPQGGNFNQYFIGDFDGKKFTPFSEQTRFLDHGKDFYAFQGFYNSQFKDSFLGIAWASNWQYSAYVPTNPWRSSMSLARKLTVRPYNPTPESVQLVLNSEPVFVPEDMEFNSNFSSWKDLKLTSGKEEVFEFGSTPLGAFEFNLTFTANDTGLSKHSLGDFSIYLEGAKDPDEYLRLGYSTQAADFFFDRGNSKVSFVRENPFFTNKMAINMEPWEILAPGVKVFKVRAIFDVDILELFFNEGTAASTNTYFLTEENHPASLKFKTSVDNVFTVNELSLRQLTF, from the coding sequence ATGTATTTTTCTAAGCTACTAAGCGCAGTCGCACTCTGCAGCAGTGCTTCTGCACTGTATGTGCCTGGAGATGCTGATGTTAACGTGCAAAATAAGGACCAAACGCCAACGGCTTTGCCGGAGGAACCATTGAACGGTACCGCATATCGGCCCATTATGCATGCAACTCCTAGCCAGGGTTGGATGAACGACCCCAATGGTCTTTGGTATGACACTAAGGAGGAAGTGTACCACGTTTACTACCAGTACAACCCTGCTGACACTGTCTGGGGTGTGCCACTCTACTGGGGCCACTTGACATCCAAGGACTTACAATCTTGGGAGGACCACGGTGTTGCGATTCGCCCCCCACGCAACGACTCTGGCGCTTTCTCTGGCTCTGCTGTTGTCGATACCAATAACACCTCCGGTTTTTTCAACGACTCCATTGACCCTGCTCAGAGAGTTGTCGCTATTTGGACCTACAACACGCCTGAATCCGAGACCCAATGGATTTCTTACTCTCTAGATGGTGGCTACACGTTCATTGATTACGCGAATAACCCTGTCCTTGACTTGAACTCTACTCAGTTCAGAGATCCAAAGGTGATCTGGCACGAGGAAAGCCAAAAGTGGATCATGACCGTTGTCCTATCTCACAAGTACGCTATCCAAATCTACTCCTCTGACAACCTGAGGGAATGGACCTTGGAATCGGAGTTCAAGAACCACGGTCTGCTTGGCTTCCAGTACGAGTGTCCTGGCCTTGCCAAGATTCCAGTTTCCAAGCCGGCCAATTGCGAAATGCAGTTGAAAGACGTCTCCTACCCAGTCAAGAACAACACGGACTACGTGTGGGTGATGTTCTTGGCCATCAACCCAGGTGGACCACAGGGTGGCAACTTCAACCAGTACTTCATTGGCGACTTCGACGGCAAGAAATTTACTCCGTTCAGTGAGCAGACTCGCTTCCTGGACCACGGAAAGGACTTCTACGCGTTCCAGGGATTCTACAACAGTCAATTCAAGGACAGCTTCCTCGGAATTGCCTGGGCTTCAAACTGGCAGTATTCAGCATACGTGCCAACCAACCCATGGAGATCCTCGATGTCTTTGGCAAGAAAGCTAACTGTCAGGCCCTACAACCCCACTCCGGAAAGTGTCCAGCTTGTTCTGAACTCGGAGCCTGTTTTCGTTCCTGAGGATATGGAGTTTAACTCCAACTTCTCGAGCTGGAAAGATCTGAAATTGACTTCCGGAAAGGAGGAGGTTTTCGAGTTTGGATCTACGCCTCTCGGTGCCTTCGAGTTCAACCTGACCTTCACGGCAAACGACACCGGCTTGTCTAAGCACTCCCTAGGCGACTTCAGCATCTACCTAGAGGGGGCAAAAGACCCCGACGAATACTTGAGGCTTGGCTACAGCACACAGGCCGCCGACTTCTTCTTCGACCGCGGCAACTCCAAGGTCTCCTTCGTGCGCGAGAACCCGTTCTTCACGAACAAGATGGCCATCAACATGGAGCCTTGGGAGATCCTGGCTCCAGGCGTCAAGGTCTTCAAGGTCCGCGCCATTTTCGACGTGGACATCCTCGAGCTGTTCTTCAACGAGGGTACCGCGGCAAGCACCAACACGTACTTCCTGACGGAGGAGAACCACCCCGCTTCCCTGAAGTTCAAGACTTCCGTCGACAACGTGTTCACCGTCAACGAGCTAAGTCTGCGCCAGCTGACTTTTTAA
- the DFG5 gene encoding putative mannan endo-1,6-alpha-mannosidase (Syntenic homolog of Saccharomyces cerevisiae YMR238W (DFG5)), producing MTGLLVGLFLLMQGMLSRALDLDLSSREDVCHFTNEIQKGIMDYYWGSKYGGIVGMFQPPYYWWEAGEVFGGMLENWYLCDNQEYESVLRESMIAQTGDKFDYIPANQSTTEGNDDQGVWALFIMGAVERNFKDPEKEGMPGWLTMVQTVFNKMEARWDAENCGGGLRWQIFQWNNGYTYKNTIANGCLFQLAARLGRYTGNQTYLDVASKVFQWLVDVKYIVLEDKARVFDGAHIHENCSDIKGIEWSYNHGIILAGAAYMYNATGGSPEWESHVTKILAGAADFYFRDKIMYERACQDYNTCDNDQRSFKSIFSRMLAITSVVAPFTRGTIDELIYASATAASKSCEQGTHGYTCGLNWHKGTYDGVYGLGEQASALEIIQNVLIHTKAPPLTADTGGQSEGNPDAGLDHDSQPAILRGMHNITGKDRVGASLITAISLGLMLGCALWMIF from the coding sequence ATGACGGGACTACTAGTGGGGCTCTTCCTGCTGATGCAGGGCATGCTCTCTCGAGCGTTAGACTTGGACTTATCTTCTAGAGAAGATGTGTGCCATTTCACCAATGAGATACAGAAGGGTATCATGGACTATTACTGGGGAAGCAAGTACGGCGGGATCGTGGGGATGTTCCAGCCGCCATACTACTGGTGGGAGGCCGGCGAAGTGTTCGGTGGGATGCTGGAAAACTGGTATCTGTGCGACAATCAGGAGTACGAGTCGGTGCTGCGGGAATCCATGATCGCGCAGACCGGCGATAAATTCGATTACATTCCTGCGAACCAGTCGACTACGGAGGGTAACGACGACCAGGGCGTGTGGGCGCTGTTCATCATGGGCGCAGTGGAGCGTAACTTCAAGGATCCGGAGAAGGAGGGCATGCCTGGCTGGCTAACCATGGTCCAGACCGTTTTCAACAAAATGGAAGCTCGCTGGGATGCCGAGAACTGTGGTGGGGGGCTGCGGTGGCAGATTTTCCAGTGGAACAACGGGTACACGTACAAGAACACCATTGCAAATGGGTGTCTGTTCCAGCTTGCCGCGCGGCTCGGTCGGTACACAGGCAACCAGACGTACCTGGACGTCGCATCGAAGGTTTTCCAGTGGCTGGTGGACGTGAAGTACATCGTGCTTGAGGACAAGGCGCGCGTCTTTGACGGCGCGCACATCCACGAGAACTGCTCGGATATAAAGGGGATCGAGTGGAGCTATAACCACGGGATCATCCTGGCCGGTGCGGCGTACATGTACAACGCTACGGGCGGGTCCCCAGAGTGGGAGAGCCATGTTACGAAAATTCTGGCTGGCGCCGCCGACTTCTACTTCCGCGACAAGATCATGTACGAGCGGGCGTGCCAGGACTACAACACCTGCGACAATGACCAGCGCTCCTTCAAGAGCATCTTCTCCCGTATGCTTGCCATCACCAGCGTGGTCGCTCCGTTCACCCGCGGCACCATCGACGAGCTCATCTACGCCAGCGCCACGGCGGCCTCCAAGTCCTGCGAACAAGGTACGCACGGCTACACCTGCGGCCTCAACTGGCACAAGGGCACGTATGACGGCGTATACGGCCTGGGCGAGCAGGCTTCCGCTCTCGAGATCATCCAGAACGTCCTCATCCACACAAAGGCCCCGCCGTTAACAGCTGACACCGGAGGGCAGAGCGAGGGTAACCCCGATGCAGGCCTCGACCATGACTCACAGCCTGCTATCCTGAGAGGGATGCACAATATCACTGGTAAGGATCGCGTCGGTGCTTCACTCATTACTGCAATTTCCCTTGGTCTGATGCTTGGCTGTGCGCTGTGGATGATCTTCTAG
- a CDS encoding AFR531Wp (Syntenic homolog of Saccharomyces cerevisiae YHR006W (STP2)) — MGYIQFHGVYLPEDNVVSLGVLSKHLQRQQEFTGQPGRQHNLQIGGQGKDEEANMAQLWDVLMGNDGLPAGAEVQPLRAAEVPTLRCSPEPSSLEEDMQGQFQYKDLISVHLSPCTQDEQASGDSSDAPQISETPVDVAVEAPAQSPTFARDSAVYRCSYCPSNFKVRGYLTRHLKKHMPYKDFRCPYWSEDCRCHSSGEFSRKDTFRTHLKSIHFVYPVGTTKAQRNNSVGRCAACYEQFNNNKDWLKYHIDAGRCTEFKLRQDEKTHVYGTF, encoded by the coding sequence ATGGGGTACATTCAATTCCACGGCGTCTACCTACCGGAGGACAACGTGGTGTCACTGGGTGTGCTGAGCAAACATCTGCAACGGCAACAAGAGTTCACCGGGCAGCCCGGGCGGCAGCACAACCTGCAGATAGGCGGGCAAGGCAAGGACGAAGAGGCTAACATGGCGCAGCTATGGGACGTGCTCATGGGCAATGACGGGCTGCCTGCAGGCGCGGAGGTTcagccgctgcgcgcggcggaggTGCCCACGCTGCGGTGCTCTCCCGAGCCGTCATCCCTGGAGGAGGACATGCAGGGCCAGTTCCAGTACAAGGACCTGATCTCTGTGCATCTGTCGCCATGCACGCAGGACGAGCAGGCGTCCGGGGACTCCAGCGACGCGCCCCAGATCTCGGAAACACCCGTGGACGTCGCGGTCGAGGCCCCCGCGCAGTCTCCCACGTTCGCGCGCGATAGCGCCGTCTACAGGTGCTCATACTGCCCCTCCAACTTCAAGGTCCGCGGCTACCTCACCCGACACCTGAAGAAACACATGCCCTACAAGGACTTCCGCTGTCCCTACTGGTCCGAGGACTGCCGCTGCCACAGCTCCGGCGAGTTCTCGCGCAAGGATACCTTCCGCACCCACCTCAAGTCCATTCACTTCGTCTACCCGGTCGGGACTACGAAGGCCCAGCGCAACAATTCTGTTggccgctgcgccgcctgcTACGAGCAGTTCAACAACAACAAGGACTGGCTCAAATACCACATCGACGCCGGAAGATGCACGGAATTCAAGCTCAGGCAGGACGAAAAGACCCACGTCTATGGCACTTTTTGA
- the RAX1 gene encoding Rax1p (Syntenic homolog of Saccharomyces cerevisiae YOR301W (RAX1)) yields METEEWRLQSERLPTLFEVLNNQTAAPVDSWSFYTFLFQYPGALNYMDFWVDVMAHLRLCKDYVKGIRESMMLLEVEEQQGRSRGRPAGSTEKRQSLSSSVLLDALLNDGYLDYHDNRRISQFLKGDGESARLSQLFEGRGGDSSGEKAPTEEPHLSLMLDEFLVRQMKESQRPKLTTKQLVASANTIVDRYLVSKDSMRSERLLTTVPEHMRLEVINLVKGEQRYDPDVFEPLKIISFQFLEIYCFPKFLSSVALHNLHYDISLSQKASRSPYSQCTTLARVATGFFFWAVGFWVGYSLIFLDYPRRVRTVTLVPFLIGSYYIVCGVYHLDIIYAVCGVTQTLISPRRYEEPELGLDQKQNSATKVPFFFTFLGGRKRLTKVRHPFVLNIMRKRALWCLFLVIVTTAVLTVIFTAVPSVRL; encoded by the coding sequence ATGGAGACAGAAGAATGGAGGTTGCAGTCGGAGCGGCTACCGACGTTGTTCGAAGTGTTGAATAACCAGACGGCGGCGCCCGTGGACTCATGGTCATTCTATACGTTTCTATTTCAGTACCCGGGCGCGTTGAACTACATGGACTTCTGGGTGGATGTTATGGCGCACCTACGGCTCTGCAAGGACTATGTCAAGGGCATTCGGGAGTCGATGATGCTGTTGGAGGtggaggagcagcagggGCGGTCGCGGGGGCGGCCGGCGGGGTCGACGGAGAAGCGGCAGAGCCTCTCGAGCTCCGTGTTGCTTGACGCGTTGTTGAATGACGGGTACCTCGACTACCACGACAACCGGCGCATCAGCCAGTTTTTGAAGGGCGATGGAGAGTCCGCGCGGCTCTCGCAGTTGTTCGAGGGCCGCGGCGGGGACAGCTCCGGAGAGAAGGCGCCCACCGAGGAGCCACACTTGTCGCTGATGCTCGACGAGTTTCTCGTGCGGCAGATGAAGGAGTCGCAGCGGCCCAAGCTCACCACGAAGCAGCTCGTGGCGAGCGCAAACACAATTGTCGACCGCTACTTGGTGTCGAAGGACAGCATGCGGTCGGAGCGACTGTTAACGACGGTGCCGGAGCACATGCGGCTCGAGGTCATCAATCTGGTGAAGGGTGAGCAAAGATACGACCCGGACGTGTTTGAGCCGCTCAAGATTATCTCATTCCAGTTCCTCGAGATCTATTGCTTCCCGAAATTCTTGTCCTCCGTTGCGCTACACAATTTGCACTACGACATTTCACTATCACAGAAGGCCAGTCGCTCCCCGTATTCGCAATGCACGACCTTGGCTCGGGTAGCAACGGGATTTTTCTTCTGGGCAGTGGGCTTCTGGGTCGGCTACTCCCTAATCTTCCTCGACTACCCCCGCCGCGTCCGCACTGTCACGCTAGTACCCTTTTTGATCGGTTCCTACTACATTGTGTGTGGCGTCTACCATCTCGACATTATCTACGCTGTCTGCGGTGTCACTCAGACCCTGATTTCCCCACGCAGGTACGAagaaccggagctcggtCTTGACCAGAAACAAAACAGCGCTACCAAGGTACCCTTTTTTTTCACATTTCTAGGTGGCCGCAAGCGCTTGACCAAGGTGCGGCATCCATTCGTCCTAAACATTATGCGGAAGCGCGCGTTATGGTGCCTTTTCCTCGTAATTGTCACTACGGCCGTCCTAACCGTCATATTCACAGCCGTTCCCTCTGTAAGACTCTAA